CAGAGTTCTGTTATCGTTTATTAGCAGAAGGTTTGCTATGTCGTTATGAACCAAAAGCGGTTGCATATCATTACCATCGTCAGGATATAACCAACTTGAAGCAGCAGGTTCACAGCTATATGCGGGGACACGTTGCAGCACTACTGATTCAGTATGAAAAATACGATCATTGGGGTAATTTACGACGGTTGTTGTTAAGTTTGCCGAAATGGTATTTGCAGTTATTTATTAGGGGTTTAATTAGAGGGTTCGGGGGAAGATATCAGACTTTATTTAGAGAGATTTCTGGTTGTGTGGCGGGGGTAATTTTTTATTTCACGCAGAGAAGAGAGTATAAGAAATTTAGTAAAAAGTAATTTTTATGTTGAAAGTGTCTGTGATTATTCCTGCTTATGATTGTGGAGAAACTATTAGAAAAACGCTCTCTTCTCTGCTGGTTCAGACTTATACTGAGTGGGAGGCGATTGTTGTTGATGATGGTTCGAGTGATGATACGCTGGTGATCGCAACTCAATTTGCACAACAAGATTCTCGCATTCAGGTGCTGAGTCAGGTCAACTCAGGCGTATGCGCTGCGCGTAATGCAGGTATTCATAAGGCTAAGTTTGAGTGGTTATTATTTTTGGACGCTGATGATTGGATTTTGCCGCAGCATTTAGAACGGTTGATACAAGCGATAAAAGATAACCCAAGCCTGGATGCTGTTTATAGTCGTTGGACAAAGGTTGCGTCCAATGAACAGCCGATTGTTGATGAGGAATTTTCTTTTCAACCCAGTACTTTATTTGCTGCCTTAGCACGAAATTGCGTACTTGCTATCCATTGTTGCATTGTCCGCAAGACAATTGTTAGAGAAGTTGGTGGTTTTGATACAACATTGCTGACTTGTGAAGATTGGGATTTTTGGCAAAAAATTGCTCGAACTGGTTCAGTTTTTGGTGCGATTCCTGATGCTTCAGCTTGTTACCGCATCCGTCCTAATTCTGCATCTACTAATAGGCTTCAAATTTTTACCGATGGGCTACGTGTAATTACTACTGGACATTCACCTGATCCTAGAGTTCCTAATCCCTCTCCAGCTTATGTTAGGGGTATGTCAGCCGCAGAGCTTCCTGGTGTGAAACTAGCCTTTCTCTGCTGGACAGCAGGGTTTTTGCTCAGTTGCGGTGAAGATGCGATCGCTTTGTTAGATGTAATACCAGAGGAGCGTGACCCCGGACTCTGCCCATATACAATTGCATTGTGTATTTTCTCGTCTGCGTTCCAGCCTCAGTGTCACACCTCTACATCTGCTAGCTATGAATTATGGCAACGTTTGGAAACAGACATTTATAAGTTTTTAACAGCGCTGGAAACTCAATCAATGGCTCCAGCTTTGACGCGTCGTGTCTGCATCAGACTGGAAAACTTGATTTTAGACCACTCTACAAATCCTCGCCCTGTAACTGTCGGCTCTACCTATGCAGTGGCGGTAGAAGTGACAGAACCAATCTCAGACATTACTGCGCCAGCAACTACAGGACGCTTACATTGTACTATCAGCATTGAAGGTAAGCGCCTCGGTAGTCTCATATTACCTATCTGCGATGGGTTTGTTGCTAGCTATGTTTTACAAGATGCGATCGCAGCTAAATTCGCTTGGGAAATTTTAGGGCATTTCTTCCAGCGCACAATTTACCACCAACTCACTATCAAATCTAGTACAGCAAACTCGTCTGTGTGGCGAGGTTCCTTATGTTTGGCAGATAATTTGCCCAGCGATCAGCAGTTACTTTGGGCTGTATTACATGATCACATCGGTTGGACAGTATTTTTACAAGAACTTTGGCAACGTCCACACTGGCTAGATACTAATTTTTATAGTTCACGCTTGGGAAAAAAAACTATCTTTCGAGAACTCCAGATGAGTTTATTTCAAGGTAGTTGGAAATCAGCAGTTGGCACTTTAGTAGCTTTGCAGCAACGTGTGGATAAAGATACATTTACGGTTGAAGTGAGTGATAACTTACCCAATCTCTCGGTCAGTGCTGAAGAATTGATAGTTATACCCACAGTTGGCGGTGTACCACTAGGCAGCATATCTGTAGAGGTCGAAGGGGGTAAAGTTAGCTCTCAGCAGTTGCGTGCTGCCATCATCAAAGAAAGTGGTTTGGAATTGATGATTGCAGCCGTGCGGGAAGGATTACTCGGTAGGGGGTTAGCAGAAGGAACTTTACGCGATCGCTTAGTCAACAAGTCAGTTGATCCTCAATATGGTAGTGATGTAATTTTATCGCGTTATCCAAGTGCGATCGGCACTAGTGTTTCTCGGCGGGCAATGTTCCCAAAAAGAGTACTTAATGATTTGATGGAAGCTGGGGTAATTGTCGGCGAACCTGTAATTAAAAGATCAGGGAATAGTAAATTACCAGAACGCCTAATTTATGCACCAGAATTCATTACTTCTCCAACCAAAATAGTTCCCAAATTTTCACCAAAAGTTGAACGTGTACCTAAACCAGCAACTGTTAACCTCCGGGAATATTTCGAGACTTTGTTTACCAAACAAGCTGACCCTTGGCAATATACAAGCCCCTACGAACAGAAGAAATACGAACAAACTCTAGCACTCTTGCCATCCAAACAATTCAATAAAGCCTTAGAAGTTGCTTGTGCGGAAGGGCATTTTACAGCACAACTCGCCCCTCGCGTTGATAACCTAGTTGCTGTAGACATTTCTCAAGTAGCCCTGGAAAGGGCTGCTCAACGGTGCGCTGATTGCAAAAATGTTACCTTTCAACTGTTCGACTTAACTCAAGATCCAATCCCCGACTGCTTTGATTTAATCATCTGTAGCGAAGTTTTATATTATGTCGGTGGTTTTCCCCAACTGCAAGCCTTTGCTCGTAAGGTTGTAGATGCCCTTAACACTGACGGATATTTTATTACAGCCCACGCTAATCTAGTTGTTGATCAGCCAGATAAACCCGGTTACAACTGGGGTCATCCCTTTGGCGCGAAAGTTATTGGAGAGACGTTTGCCAAAACTCATCCACTGCAACTCATCAAAGAACTACGCACCCCCCTCTACCGTGTGCAACTTTTCCAAGCTGGTAACTATAATCAAGAGCCAGAAATCATTGAAATTCCCCAGCCGACACCACCGCCTCCTCTAGCTGCTGCTAATATCCTTTGGCATGGTGGTTCTCCAGAGATTTATACCAACTGGGAAGTTGTCACCGACCAATTACCAATTTTGATGTATCACCGTGTTCATCCTAAAGGGTGTGCTGCTACTTCGCCCTATCGTGTTACACCAGAGGCTTTTGCTGAACAACTGCGTTACTTGCGCGATGCTGGTTTTCACAGCATTACTTTAGAACAATGGTGCAGAGCCAAGACCACTAGAATACCTATTCCTGGTCGTGCTGTATTAATCACTTTTGATGATGGCTATCAAGATTTTAGTGATTATGCCTGGCCGTTACTCAAGCAGTATGGCTTTTCTGCTAACGTCTTTTTAGTTGCTGGAGCGATCGCTGGTACTAATCATTGGGATAGCTATTACGATGAAGAAGTACCTTTACTTGACTGGCAAGAAATTCGACAACTACAAGATGAGGGTGTACAATTTGGCGCTCATTCAGTCACACACCGTCATCTTACTTCTCTATCAGTTGCAGAAATCGTCCAAGAAGCAGTGCGCTCACGCTCTCTACTACACCAAGTCTTGGGTCATACCCCTACTGCATTTGCCTATCCTTACGGCGATACAGATAGTGTAGTGCAACATTTAATTGGTGCTTGTGGTTATACATTTGGTCTGTCCTGCAAGTCTGGTTTGAGCCATTTCCATGATTCTCTACTGGCGTTACCTCGCATCGAAATCGTTGGTACTGATGGTTTACCTGAGTTTATTGCCAAGCTGAATGTTTAAGCTGGAATGTATGACATTAAAATTTATAGCTGCTGCACATAAATCGCGCTCGATAATCTTTTTGTACAGTTAATGTTCCTTTTGGTTTAAATACTTTGACAATTAATGGAAAAGTTATATTAGTATAAACTCCATAAGCATTGACTGAAACTATTCCATTATCTATTTTTCCCACACTTCCTAAATATTGTATAGCTACATAATCAGTCTTTTTACCTTTTTTCCTATCTCCTGTTTCATCTATTACTACTGTAATTACATTTCCATTTAATGCTTTCTTGAGTTTATTTAATCTTCGGCTTTTTAATTTATTTACTGACCAATCTGAATTTGCTAGAAAATGGTGTAACGACTGCGCTGAATTTATACTTACAACTTTTGCTATTTCTGGTAATAATTTTCTTTTTATCGTTGATATTATGCCTAAGTGCAAATATTTGAAATATTCATAATTTCTTACTTCTTGAAATAGGTCTTTGTACTCTGCACAATATTCATCTACGAGCGCAACTGTTGGGTGGGCGTCTCTTGCCAAATGTTTCAGGATTTGTAATTCTACATCCATTGCCCTGCTTACCTTCCAGAGTTTTTTATTTTAATCCTTTTATTAAGAATACTCGGAAAGTGACAGAAGAGGGGTATTTTGCGATGTGACGAATCTTAAGACTCTGAATCAATCAGCAGTCAGCAAAATTTTGTCTCCAACTAGTCCTTTGGGTATAGTTTTAGTGGGTATTAGTGCTTTTATCCCAGACGAAACTTTAGCTCAAACACTAGATAATTTATACGACTGGGTTCCCAAAGGAAGTTTTTTAGCACTGGACTTTGATGGTGAGGCCGCAGTTGATTACCCGAAGTTACTACAATTGCTTCAAGATATAGGTGCGCCTTTATTCATGCGAAATCCTACCAATTTTTTATCTTTGCTAGGACGGTGGCAATTAACGAAACATGGAATTTTACCTGTAGAAAATTGGCAAATAGAAGTATCAACCGATAGTTTTGAAATTCAACAACCAGTTTTTAGTTACGGTTGCGTTGTTTACAAATAATCATAGTTTGCACTTACACCTAAGAGCTTGCTTGTACCCACCAGTTTCAATTAAATTCAAAAATTCAACATCAAGTGAAACGCTGTTGAGAAAATGTACCTAGTATGTGGATGCGCTGCTTCGGCTTGTCGCAGAGATCGCTGGCTTTGAAAAAAGCCCTCCGAACTTGGAGATGGATTAAATCACCAGGATTAATAAATCAGAAAAGGTATTGCGTATAAATCCTGGTAGTGTAAAATACACCTAAGCAGATATTTTCTGCTGTCAGTTAATGAATTTTTGTTCAGAAAACTTTCAGCATGAACTTCGAGAGTAAAAAAGATGTTTGCGTATACCATATAATCAATTACACCACTATGAGAAGTAAGATTTCTCAATTCGTTGCAATTACTACATCAATTCTAGTATTCGGGACGCTTGGGGCAGTAAGTTCTGTTAGAGCGTTCGCAGTTGATTTGAAAGTAGCCCAAAAATTAGCACAGGCAGTTGAACTTAACCAAGCAAACCAGTATACCTTCACTGATCCAATTAGGACTACACAGATTGTCTTCTATCCACAAGCGCCAGGGCCAGTACGCACAGATGAGCCACGAGGAGCTTCCCAACTGACCTATCAAGGCCCAGAAGGTGAATTTACTTTTCGAGGCAAGGAAATTAGGAAACAAAAAAGTCCTCTGGGTTTACTTATTACTGTGACCTTAGAGCCAAACTTTGATCAAGGTCAGTTGGAGTTAACGTTGGTGCTACCAACTGTAAACCTTCAAAATGGGCAAAAACAAGGCTTTGATACTGTGGCGATTAAGTCCAGAGGCTTAGGGTTTGTCATCAACCGAGCTGGAGCAGAACAAAATTATCTAACCCTACCACTAAAGGGGGTTGCAGAAAGCGTTATTCTTCCTCTGTAATTAAAACATTGGAGCTTGTGCTATCTTCACAAGCTCGTGGGATTAAAGCAACCCGTTTCTGTGCGAAGAAACTGCACGAACTATTGCCAAGAGAAAATCAAGTTTATGGGATTGAGGTGAAAGGCTCTTGTCAAGGCAGTTATGACGCCGCGCCTGTGAATGATGCTGATAAATAGTCGCATAAGGCGAGGTTGAAAGGCTTTAGGAGCGACCTGCAAGAAAGCAGAAATTGAATTTGGCAGCAATTTGATCAACTCTTATTTTAACAAAAGTCTTGAACCCTTAAATAAAAATTAAAGCTCCCATGAACAAAATATCACTTAACTACAAATACTCAATTATTCCCCTATTAGGTGCAATAATAGTTAGCAACGGATTTTTCTCCAAAGTATCTGCTCAAAGCATTTCTACTCCAGACACTACTAATTCTGTTGCCGCTACTGTCGAAAATCAAGAGTTCCCCCAATGGGCATATTACACGATACGAAGAGATTTTCGCAGATGTGCTTCTCCAATATGCGGTGGATATTTTATAAAGCTTGTCAACTTGAAAGCTACTCCTTGCTTAGATGGTGTTTTTCGCTCAGAATGTTATGTGTCTGCAATTGATTGGAGGGCGTTGCTGAATCAAAATATGAATTATGCGATCACCTCAAGCTTGCGGGCGCTATGCGCCCGCAGCGCATCATCACCGTACTGAAGATAATGTATTACTAATCGAATAGAATACCTCAGCATTTTTTCTGATTTGGAGTAACACTCATGTTTTACGATGTAAGCGAGCCAGATAATGTCTTAGACGACTGTTTTCTCCCTCTACTCTCGTCATATAAGTCTTACTAACAATATGGTCTTCATTACTGATAAAAACAGGATAAACAGTATATCCATCAGTAACATAAAAATAAGACTGCCAACATCTTATAATCTGCCACAATATTTTAAAAGTTTCTGAACTCCTATCGCCTAAAACCCAAGATATAATTCCCGCAGTACTATGATTTACGGCTGTCCACAGCCATATTTTGTTTTTTTTTACCGATGAAAGTTTCTAGTTCATCAACTTCTGCAACTTCTGGTATTTCACTTCTATCAGGCGTATCTGTTAAAGCCATCCCAACTTCTTTCACCCAATTTATCACAGTAGTATGATGTACTTTTTTAACTCTTTCTATAGCTCGAAATCCCAAACCGTTAACGTACATCTCTAAGCACTCACGCTTAATATCCTCTGTATATCCTTTCTGATCATAAAACTCAATAAACTGACGTTTGCATTGAACACAGATGTAATGAGAGTTTACCTCTTTGTTGACCATTCTTACGAATGTGAGTTGATGCACACCTTGGACATTGCATAGCGATCGCCCTAATTCATATTTCTATTCTGCAACGCCGATTGGAGTTCCCTGAAAGTCTCACCTTCCCAACTGGTAAAAATTCAAAATGATTATGGTAGCCGTGTGATTCTCAGAGGTAGCATAGTTCCAGTTGAATTTTCCCCATTTGGTGAGTTTGGGAATTTGAGAGTTAAAGAGGC
This region of Nostoc sp. UHCC 0302 genomic DNA includes:
- a CDS encoding trifunctional glycosyltransferase/class I SAM-dependent methyltransferase/polysaccharide deacetylase codes for the protein MLKVSVIIPAYDCGETIRKTLSSLLVQTYTEWEAIVVDDGSSDDTLVIATQFAQQDSRIQVLSQVNSGVCAARNAGIHKAKFEWLLFLDADDWILPQHLERLIQAIKDNPSLDAVYSRWTKVASNEQPIVDEEFSFQPSTLFAALARNCVLAIHCCIVRKTIVREVGGFDTTLLTCEDWDFWQKIARTGSVFGAIPDASACYRIRPNSASTNRLQIFTDGLRVITTGHSPDPRVPNPSPAYVRGMSAAELPGVKLAFLCWTAGFLLSCGEDAIALLDVIPEERDPGLCPYTIALCIFSSAFQPQCHTSTSASYELWQRLETDIYKFLTALETQSMAPALTRRVCIRLENLILDHSTNPRPVTVGSTYAVAVEVTEPISDITAPATTGRLHCTISIEGKRLGSLILPICDGFVASYVLQDAIAAKFAWEILGHFFQRTIYHQLTIKSSTANSSVWRGSLCLADNLPSDQQLLWAVLHDHIGWTVFLQELWQRPHWLDTNFYSSRLGKKTIFRELQMSLFQGSWKSAVGTLVALQQRVDKDTFTVEVSDNLPNLSVSAEELIVIPTVGGVPLGSISVEVEGGKVSSQQLRAAIIKESGLELMIAAVREGLLGRGLAEGTLRDRLVNKSVDPQYGSDVILSRYPSAIGTSVSRRAMFPKRVLNDLMEAGVIVGEPVIKRSGNSKLPERLIYAPEFITSPTKIVPKFSPKVERVPKPATVNLREYFETLFTKQADPWQYTSPYEQKKYEQTLALLPSKQFNKALEVACAEGHFTAQLAPRVDNLVAVDISQVALERAAQRCADCKNVTFQLFDLTQDPIPDCFDLIICSEVLYYVGGFPQLQAFARKVVDALNTDGYFITAHANLVVDQPDKPGYNWGHPFGAKVIGETFAKTHPLQLIKELRTPLYRVQLFQAGNYNQEPEIIEIPQPTPPPPLAAANILWHGGSPEIYTNWEVVTDQLPILMYHRVHPKGCAATSPYRVTPEAFAEQLRYLRDAGFHSITLEQWCRAKTTRIPIPGRAVLITFDDGYQDFSDYAWPLLKQYGFSANVFLVAGAIAGTNHWDSYYDEEVPLLDWQEIRQLQDEGVQFGAHSVTHRHLTSLSVAEIVQEAVRSRSLLHQVLGHTPTAFAYPYGDTDSVVQHLIGACGYTFGLSCKSGLSHFHDSLLALPRIEIVGTDGLPEFIAKLNV
- a CDS encoding SAM-dependent methyltransferase; the encoded protein is MTNLKTLNQSAVSKILSPTSPLGIVLVGISAFIPDETLAQTLDNLYDWVPKGSFLALDFDGEAAVDYPKLLQLLQDIGAPLFMRNPTNFLSLLGRWQLTKHGILPVENWQIEVSTDSFEIQQPVFSYGCVVYK
- a CDS encoding DUF6748 domain-containing protein codes for the protein MNKISLNYKYSIIPLLGAIIVSNGFFSKVSAQSISTPDTTNSVAATVENQEFPQWAYYTIRRDFRRCASPICGGYFIKLVNLKATPCLDGVFRSECYVSAIDWRALLNQNMNYAITSSLRALCARSASSPY